AAGCAAAATAGATAGAATCTTGAAACAGTGGAAAGGGAAACACCTATCCATTTAAGGGAAGATTTCCCTGATTAATTCTCTCATGATATTGCAGTTTACCTATTTATTCCATGGCTCTACCATCTCCAGGAGAATCCTTTTTCAAAtcatgggggggaaaaaaattcacattatttggaatggcaaaccAGATAAAGTTAAACGAGCATATTTATATAACCAATATGAGTTTGTAGGGATAAAACTATTAAGGCATTAAACCTCTCTTAAAGCCTCCATTGTATCTACATCCAAATTGGTTTTCTAGCAAGCTACTAAGAGAGGCCAATCCTGTTTGAGTGGGCTCTATGCCTGTTTGCATATTAAAACCTTACATTTTCATTGGATTCACAATGGATCCCTGTTTTAAAGTATCCTCCTTTTTTAAGTATTACAATTTCTACCTCCAGAAAAGGCAAATCTAATATTAATGCAAATAATATGGCTAAACTCCAATGTACTGATAGAGGAAAAAAAACTGTTGTCAAAAGGATTGACAGCAGTACAGTATAAGAATTCTAGTCATTTGGGAAGAGGTTTTGGATGTCCCAATACCTTGGCATCGGGTCTATGAACTGACAAACAACAATTGACACATCAATCCTTTTGTTTCAATTTAAGCTATTACAAATACTTCCTACAAAAAGAACGCTCAATATATATGGGACATTGAACAGTCAGCCTTGTGCAGACTCTGCTACGAGGAAGCAGAATCACTAGAATATATTTTCTGGTTCTGTCTATTGGTGGCTCACTTTTGGAGTCAGGTCCAGGGATGGTTGTtacagtgaggaaaaaaagtatttgatcccctgctgattttgtacatttgcccactgacaaagaaatgatcagtctataattttaaatataaaaatccagaaaaacgcatgtcaaaaatgttataaattgatttgcattttaataagggaattgagtatttgacccttctgcaaaacatgacttagtacttggtggcaaaacccttgttggcaatcacagagttcagacgtttcttgtagttggccaccaggtttgcacacatctcaggagggtttttgtcccactcctctttgcagatcttctccaagtcattaaggtttcgaggctgacgtttggtacctcgaaccttcagctccctccacagattttctatgggattaaggtctggagactggctaggccactccaggaccttaatgtgcttcttcttgagccactcctttgttgccatggccgtgtgttttgagtcattgtcatgctggaatacccatccacgacccattttcaataccctggctgagggaaggaggttctcacccaagatttgacggtacatggccccatccattgtccctttgatgcggtgatgttgtcctgtccccttagcagaaaaacacccccaaagcataatgtctCCACctacatgtttgacggtggggatggtgttcttggggtcataggcagcattcctcctcctccaaacacggcgagttgagttgatgccaaagagctccattttggtctcatctgaccacaacactttcacccagttgtcctctgaatcattcagatgttcattggcaaacttcagacgggcatgtatatgtgctttcttgagcagggggaccttgcgggcgctgcaggatttcagtccttcacggcgtagtgtgttaccaattgttttcttggtgactatggtcccagctgccttgagatcattgacaagatcctcccgtgtagttctgggctgattcctcaccgttctcatgatcattgcaactccacgaggtgagatcttgcatggagccccaggccgagagagattgacagttcttttgtgtttcttacatttgcgaataatcgcaccaactgttgtcaccttctcaccgagctgcttggcgatggtcttgtagcccattccagccttgtaggtctacaatcttgtccctgacatccttggagagctctttggtcttggccatggtggagaatttggaatctgattgattgcttctgtggacaggtgtcttttatataggtaacaagctgagattaggagcactccctttaagagtgtgctctaatctcagctcgttacctgtataaaagacacctgggagccagaaatctttctgattgagatggggtcaaatacttatttccctcattaaaatgcaaatcaatttttacaaatttttgacatgcgtatttctggatttttttgttgttattctgtctctcactgttcaaataaacctaccattaaaattatagactgatcgtttctttgtcagtgggcaaacgtacaaaatcagcaggggatcaaatacttttttcccctcactgtatgccaTAATATCAGGGACATGGAAACTGTATTGTTAGGAGATCGTGTTTTTTCAGATCAGTCAATGGGAAATATGATTATACTCTTGGgtaaagtatttatttttttggCAATATCGGTAGAAATGTTACAAGGACTCAAAAGACATCATAGTAAAATGGAGGGATGTATTGCAAAAGGAAATATAAAAATGGCATTATACCGGGAAAGATGGGTTAATCTGTAGACATTGGAGGGTTGGATTTACTATCAGAATGAATGGTGGATTGGCCGCTGTGGGTGAAAATCCAGCACTTGAAGCAAGGGGAAATTAGCAATACATGTATAATTGTTTAAATACAGGTCTCGTAGATGTGAGCGAAAATAGCTgtaagtagcagtagaagtattgttgtccattagtttactccaagaAGGGTAGGGATGGTAGGGTAACATTGCATTTTACATGTCATTGGAACAAATACAAGAACAGAGTTTGGTTAAGTTGGTATGTATATGAGCAATACGAGTCTAAAACCACAGAATATTAAACTGGTCATCCAAAAGTTACAATGATTTCAGCCAATTTTTCCTACTGTATGCATCTTACACAAATAGGCCAAATAAAACATGATCATCATACAGTATGCTGTATAAAGAGTTTGGATAACTTTCTATGGATCTAATTTAACTGCACTGTATATAAGTATCTGAATATGTAATAGTGtgtaaccccaggaagagtagctgctgcatgtgcaacagctaatggggatcctaataaactaaactatgGATGTAAATTGTTTCTCTATGGCTGTGGACACTTCTAGAATCTTCCCCGTGATGACAGAGACCTAATCTGCAGCCATTATCCAATCGTTGCCTCTTTCACCACGTGTGCGCAGACACCATTCTGTTGGGAGGCGTGGTAACTGGTGTTTAGGACCATCTTGGTAGGCACATTGTCGTAGATACGGTTGTCGTGGCGAGGCAGGAAGCCCCTCTGCAGCTTGTGCTCCAGGTGCATGTGGTTCTGAGGGGGGAGACCAAGGCACGCTCTGAAAGGgaaaagggatacctagtcagttgcaaaaCTGAATGCATATAACCACAGAGACCGGTACAACATTATTATTGGACAAGAGACAGGAAGTTCAGTAACAAACATTACGATTGGTGACCACTAAGACAAATCCCTAACAAGACAGGGTGGTATGTGTTCTGACCTCATGATGTTCTCAATGCAGGCTCTCTGTCTGAAGTAGGCATTGACCAGCGGGGCCCCAGGGGGGACGAGGGGAGCTTTGCACATGAAGGAGAGGATAGCCAGGACACTGTGGAAGGACTGGAAGGTCTCTGATCCTTGGGGCCGAACACATACACGCTGACACAACTCTGTGAGGAGGACCAGGTCCAGGATGATAGGGCTGGCTAGCAGAGAGTCCTGGAGAGAGACACCTTTGTTAGAAAAATCAGGTTgaggtgtaggtgtgtgtgtgtgtgtgtgagactcaccTCACAGGTGTTGTGCATTGCGATAGTGTTGGTTCCTCCCATCATGATCTCAGAGGTGTATTCATCCATCGCCCTCTTACTGTCCCCCACATACGGCACATACTTAatcaccacctacacacacgcacagcaaGACAACTGAGTCAAGTAATTCTCAAGAAAAACTATGGATACTTTCTGCCACATCGTAAAAGAAACGCAATGCTATTGATATCTACCAGgtatgaaaaaacacacacaaacattcaacTCTTAACACAGATCAGGTTTCtctgtgttacacacacacaaaaaaacacccgCAAACTTACACAGTGGTCAGGTTTCTCCCCTTTGCGGTACAGTATAGGGTTGGAGTTGACCATGTCATCCACCACATTGCTCTTGGAGATCTCCTTGGAGCGGAACTGCTGCGGTGCCGAGAGGTTCATACCATCGTTGTTGCCAAGGTGATTGTAGCTGACAATGGAGGTGGGCTGTCATGGCAACAGACGGCAACACGTAGCCTGGTGTTTACACACATGAAATTGCCCTTATACCTGGGTACTACCGTTGTAATAACAGTTTTAACATGTTGTATAGTAATTTTAGAATAACTTAGTAATTGTATAATTATGTACTTTGTCATTATACAAGTGGAACGGGGACTGTTCATATAACAGAAGTCCGATTAAAGTGAATGAAACATCAAATGGACTGGGTCGACCTCTCACCTTGATCCCAGCACTGATGAGGAAGTCGACCAGGACTGACTTGATCTTTGTCTGACCAGACTTGAAGTCATCTCCTGCTATGAACACGtttctctccacagccagctctatcGCCCCAGGGACAAACGTGTTCTGGGGAGAACCGTTAATGTAGGCACAGCCCTCCAGGATACTGGCTACGGCAAACAAAGTAGAGGGAGACAC
The Salmo salar chromosome ssa16, Ssal_v3.1, whole genome shotgun sequence DNA segment above includes these coding regions:
- the LOC106574492 gene encoding inositol-3-phosphate synthase 1-A, with protein sequence MTENIRINNPNVKYTDTHIEAQYCYHTTAVRRDGDTLTVTPSVSELEFHTERRVPRLGVMLVGWGGNNGTTVTAAVLANRLGLTWRTKTGEQKANYYGSLFQSSTVCLGPGPDGKEVNIPFRDLLPMVHPNDIVFDGWDISSMDLGSAMERAEVLDWSLQEKLRPHMSNLRPRASIYIPEFIAANQAGRADNVLKGTMAEQVKQIRADIQDFRHSSGVDKVIVLWTANTERFCDLTAGVNDTAKNLLAAIQSGGEVSPSTLFAVASILEGCAYINGSPQNTFVPGAIELAVERNVFIAGDDFKSGQTKIKSVLVDFLISAGIKPTSIVSYNHLGNNDGMNLSAPQQFRSKEISKSNVVDDMVNSNPILYRKGEKPDHCVVIKYVPYVGDSKRAMDEYTSEIMMGGTNTIAMHNTCEDSLLASPIILDLVLLTELCQRVCVRPQGSETFQSFHSVLAILSFMCKAPLVPPGAPLVNAYFRQRACIENIMRACLGLPPQNHMHLEHKLQRGFLPRHDNRIYDNVPTKMVLNTSYHASQQNGVCAHVVKEATIG